Proteins encoded in a region of the Wolbachia endosymbiont (group A) of Anomoia purmunda genome:
- the pdhA gene encoding pyruvate dehydrogenase (acetyl-transferring) E1 component subunit alpha: MKAENFTKEQIIGFYRKMLLIRRFEEKAGQLYGMGLIGGFCHLSIGQEAVAVGTQAASKLGDAFITSYRDHGLMLACDSDPNVVMAELTGKETGCSKGKGGSMHVFDVEKKFFGGHGIVGAQVPIGTGIAFANKYKKKDNVVFTYFGDGAANQGQVYESFNMASLWELPVVYIIENNEYAMGTSVQRSTLVTELYKRGESFGIPGKQVDGMDFLSVYEATSEAAEHTRSGKGPILLEMKTYRYRGHSMSDPATYRLKEEVEDMKQNHDPIGTLKKYMTDNKIASEEECKVIDKEIRDLVKKSEDFAKNSKEPSVDELYTDVYKFVS, encoded by the coding sequence ATGAAAGCAGAAAATTTCACTAAAGAACAGATAATTGGATTTTACAGGAAAATGCTACTCATACGCAGATTTGAGGAAAAAGCAGGACAATTATATGGAATGGGATTAATAGGCGGGTTCTGTCACCTATCAATAGGACAAGAAGCAGTCGCAGTTGGAACTCAAGCTGCATCAAAATTAGGTGACGCTTTTATCACAAGTTATAGAGACCATGGCTTAATGCTCGCATGTGATTCTGATCCAAATGTTGTAATGGCAGAGCTTACCGGCAAAGAAACTGGATGCTCGAAAGGTAAAGGTGGTTCGATGCACGTATTTGACGTTGAAAAAAAATTTTTCGGCGGGCATGGAATAGTGGGAGCACAAGTTCCAATTGGCACAGGAATAGCATTTGCTAATAAGTATAAGAAAAAAGATAACGTGGTATTTACATATTTTGGCGACGGTGCTGCAAATCAAGGACAAGTATATGAATCATTTAATATGGCATCTTTGTGGGAGTTGCCTGTGGTTTACATCATAGAAAATAATGAATACGCAATGGGAACCTCCGTGCAAAGATCAACTTTAGTAACAGAGTTATATAAAAGAGGAGAAAGTTTTGGTATTCCTGGAAAACAAGTTGATGGAATGGATTTTCTCTCTGTTTATGAGGCTACAAGCGAAGCAGCGGAACACACACGCAGCGGAAAAGGGCCTATCCTGCTTGAAATGAAGACATATCGATATCGCGGTCACTCAATGTCAGACCCTGCTACTTATCGCTTAAAAGAAGAAGTTGAAGATATGAAGCAAAATCATGACCCTATAGGCACTTTAAAGAAATACATGACAGATAATAAAATTGCTTCAGAAGAAGAGTGCAAAGTAATTGATAAGGAAATACGTGATTTAGTAAAAAAGTCGGAAGATTTTGCC
- a CDS encoding IS110 family transposase has product MVTSYQNFIGIDIGKLEFVTAVNEQKGVIKFDNSCVGWKQFYQKFSNILPNSMVILEATGGYELGLLYFLIDRNIAVHRANTRQVKNFILSHGTLAKTDSLDAKALAQYGSERCGHLQLFTPISKEQTTLFALCQRRDDITKMLVQEKNRLKTPGNDYIKESCQQAIEFLNNQVEKLDQAIQKIVNENPELQRCQKILETVPGIGRKTSQCLLCLIPELGSLNKRQIASLAGVAPHPKESGKAIGYRRIIGGRSNVRSKLFTAAMAAARSKSALGAFYSKLIESGKKKMVAITALMRKIIVIANARLKEAVNLHI; this is encoded by the coding sequence ATGGTTACATCTTATCAAAATTTTATTGGCATTGATATCGGAAAACTTGAATTTGTTACTGCAGTTAATGAACAAAAAGGTGTCATCAAATTTGACAATAGTTGTGTTGGTTGGAAACAATTCTACCAAAAATTTTCAAATATCTTGCCCAACTCCATGGTAATTTTAGAAGCTACAGGAGGTTATGAGCTTGGCTTATTGTATTTTCTTATTGATAGAAACATTGCTGTGCATCGTGCTAATACTCGTCAAGTTAAAAACTTCATTCTATCTCATGGAACTTTGGCAAAGACCGACAGTCTTGATGCAAAAGCGCTTGCCCAATATGGTTCTGAGCGTTGTGGACATCTGCAGCTATTTACACCTATCTCAAAAGAACAAACCACCTTGTTTGCACTTTGTCAGCGTCGTGACGATATTACGAAAATGCTTGTTCAAGAGAAGAATAGGCTAAAAACTCCTGGAAATGATTACATTAAGGAAAGTTGTCAACAAGCTATTGAATTCCTCAACAACCAGGTAGAAAAGCTTGATCAAGCTATACAAAAAATAGTCAATGAAAATCCTGAATTGCAACGATGCCAAAAAATTCTTGAAACAGTCCCTGGAATAGGTAGAAAAACCTCTCAATGTTTATTGTGTCTCATACCGGAACTTGGTTCTTTAAATAAAAGGCAAATTGCAAGCCTTGCAGGTGTTGCGCCTCATCCTAAGGAAAGTGGTAAAGCTATTGGCTACCGAAGGATTATAGGTGGAAGAAGTAACGTTCGTTCAAAGCTTTTTACAGCTGCCATGGCTGCTGCAAGGTCCAAATCTGCACTTGGTGCCTTTTATTCTAAGCTTATTGAAAGTGGTAAGAAAAAGATGGTGGCTATAACAGCTCTAATGCGTAAAATAATAGTGATTGCTAATGCAAGGCTTAAAGAAGCAGTTAATTTGCATATTTAA
- the hemJ gene encoding protoporphyrinogen oxidase HemJ → MDYYHWLEAFHVISVIMWMAGMLYLPRLYVYHVTVKPGSENDSLLQTMEKRLLRYIINPAMLFSLGIGITLMVIREAYREGWFHVKALALFFMFIIHGLLAMHRKNFAMSSNKKSHIYFRVLNEAVTVLIIVIVIMVVVKPF, encoded by the coding sequence ATGGATTATTATCACTGGCTTGAGGCTTTTCACGTTATCTCTGTCATCATGTGGATGGCAGGTATGCTTTATTTGCCCAGGCTTTATGTCTACCACGTAACTGTAAAACCTGGATCGGAAAATGATAGCTTGCTTCAAACAATGGAAAAGAGGCTACTTAGATATATCATAAACCCTGCAATGCTTTTCTCACTTGGTATTGGAATTACACTAATGGTTATTAGGGAAGCATATCGTGAAGGATGGTTTCATGTGAAAGCACTAGCATTATTTTTTATGTTTATCATTCATGGACTACTTGCAATGCATAGGAAAAACTTTGCAATGAGTTCAAATAAGAAGTCACATATTTATTTTCGCGTTTTAAATGAAGCAGTTACAGTATTGATAATAGTTATAGTTATTATGGTTGTTGTAAAACCTTTTTAA
- a CDS encoding Rpn family recombination-promoting nuclease/putative transposase yields MTFSKFLDPKNDVSFKRIFGTEKNKDILIHFLNDILGFTGKNEIKDIEFLSTIQDPDIAAKKQSIVDVLCRDSTGAQYICEIQVAKTKGFEKRAQYYAAKAYSRQADQGDQYHNLKEIIFIAIADCVLFPNKSEYKSKHTIRDEDTNEHDLKDFYFIFIELPKFPKNKEDQLENIVEKWVYFFRYADETSEEELEKIIGSDVIIKKAYEELNRFNWSEKEFIAYEQEIKRILDEQAVLAQKLDDATEKGILIGHEKGRAEGKEEGIQIGVEKGEKQAKMTAAKNLLKAGVSIDIIAQTTGLTANEIKDLS; encoded by the coding sequence ATGACTTTTTCTAAGTTTCTTGATCCCAAAAATGATGTATCGTTTAAGCGTATCTTCGGTACTGAAAAAAATAAAGATATCCTTATTCACTTCCTCAATGATATTCTTGGCTTTACTGGTAAAAATGAAATAAAAGATATAGAGTTTTTAAGTACTATTCAAGACCCTGATATTGCTGCTAAAAAGCAAAGTATTGTTGATGTTCTCTGTAGAGATTCTACAGGTGCTCAATACATTTGCGAGATTCAGGTCGCTAAAACTAAAGGCTTTGAAAAACGTGCCCAATACTATGCAGCTAAAGCTTATTCAAGACAAGCTGATCAGGGCGATCAATACCATAACCTTAAGGAAATTATCTTCATTGCTATAGCAGATTGTGTACTGTTTCCTAATAAATCTGAGTACAAATCAAAGCATACTATTCGAGATGAAGACACTAATGAGCATGATCTAAAAGATTTCTATTTTATATTTATTGAGTTGCCAAAATTTCCAAAGAATAAGGAAGATCAGTTGGAAAATATAGTTGAAAAATGGGTTTATTTTTTTCGATATGCAGACGAAACTAGTGAAGAAGAGCTGGAAAAAATAATAGGCAGTGATGTAATAATTAAAAAGGCCTATGAAGAACTAAATAGATTTAACTGGTCAGAAAAAGAATTTATTGCCTATGAACAGGAAATAAAACGTATTCTTGATGAACAGGCTGTACTCGCTCAAAAACTTGATGATGCTACTGAAAAAGGCATCCTAATCGGACATGAAAAAGGCAGAGCTGAAGGCAAGGAGGAAGGTATTCAAATTGGCGTGGAGAAGGGTGAAAAACAAGCTAAGATGACAGCTGCAAAAAATCTACTTAAAGCAGGTGTTTCTATTGATATTATAGCTCAAACTACTGGTCTTACAGCTAATGAAATTAAAGACTTAAGCTGA
- a CDS encoding cytoplasmic incompatibility factor CifA, whose product MPTQKELRAAMSKKLQEAVKHPDPTVAAGRKSAIKRWVGVLQDNFMEHIKYFKGDKLKFLHNVFQDEGCWSGVRLDNAALGQRLTEEKIGEIDNPLRKYEMACSYCVVDKIHPLFQKRFEFCKDSFPPGAFDGKTETEINKYVRNSLLDTIKRNGPVFDFWIDRESGELKKYDAVEGFDSAVKLKWSEGVEYFYNHLKEEDKEKKLTEAIIALSRPQSVEKDAPILDFCVRNIGDKDTLLQKLLQKDKGVYPLLAKLIESCFFDTVHDLVQCWCYKGVSAGGDCADKIFSQRDYELFLSSLSDVMLENLESSVQARSAIMKIWECGSLDEYRKAAVNTSNYTVPTSGVFAGLIVNWRREDIYKTDEEKEIEKKEILDMISFAKDCFPEKFELFKKLIIRDLRLCGREGMEESINYDDLAKELFSELEKTILPPGGDGPRYNLRTRSKAHGSKKTTLPVDDGPQSELGTPSVSGVSSYKKKSVFTLSGNK is encoded by the coding sequence ATGCCAACACAGAAAGAGCTTCGGGCTGCAATGTCTAAAAAATTACAGGAAGCTGTTAAACATCCAGATCCAACAGTTGCTGCCGGGAGGAAGTCAGCTATCAAGAGATGGGTGGGAGTCCTTCAAGATAACTTTATGGAGCACATAAAATACTTTAAGGGTGATAAGTTGAAGTTTTTGCACAATGTATTCCAAGATGAAGGTTGCTGGTCAGGTGTAAGGTTGGATAATGCTGCTTTAGGTCAAAGATTGACTGAAGAGAAAATAGGAGAAATCGATAATCCACTTCGCAAATATGAGATGGCTTGTAGTTACTGTGTAGTGGATAAAATTCATCCACTCTTTCAAAAAAGATTTGAATTTTGCAAGGACAGTTTTCCTCCTGGTGCATTTGATGGTAAAACTGAAACTGAAATTAACAAATACGTACGAAACTCCCTGCTAGATACTATAAAGAGAAATGGTCCTGTGTTTGATTTCTGGATCGATAGAGAATCTGGGGAATTAAAGAAGTATGATGCAGTAGAAGGTTTTGACAGTGCTGTAAAACTTAAGTGGAGCGAAGGAGTAGAGTATTTTTATAATCATTTAAAAGAAGAAGATAAGGAAAAGAAACTTACAGAAGCTATTATTGCTCTTTCTCGTCCTCAATCTGTTGAGAAAGATGCTCCTATTTTAGATTTTTGTGTAAGGAATATAGGTGATAAAGATACTCTTTTACAGAAATTGCTGCAGAAAGATAAGGGAGTATATCCCCTTCTTGCTAAATTAATAGAGTCATGTTTTTTTGATACGGTTCATGATTTGGTACAGTGCTGGTGTTATAAAGGCGTTTCAGCAGGAGGAGACTGTGCGGACAAAATATTCTCACAGCGAGACTATGAGCTTTTTCTTTCCTCTCTTTCAGATGTGATGTTGGAAAATCTTGAGTCAAGTGTTCAAGCTAGATCTGCAATTATGAAGATTTGGGAGTGTGGTAGCTTGGATGAATATAGAAAGGCTGCTGTTAATACTTCTAACTATACAGTTCCTACAAGTGGTGTATTTGCAGGGTTAATAGTCAATTGGAGACGAGAAGACATTTATAAGACTGATGAAGAAAAAGAAATAGAGAAAAAAGAAATATTAGATATGATCTCATTTGCCAAAGATTGCTTTCCTGAAAAGTTTGAGCTCTTTAAAAAACTAATAATAAGAGATCTTAGATTATGCGGTAGGGAAGGAATGGAAGAAAGTATAAACTACGATGATTTGGCGAAAGAATTATTCTCTGAGTTAGAGAAAACAATTTTACCACCTGGAGGTGATGGCCCTAGGTATAATTTACGGACACGATCTAAAGCTCATGGTAGTAAGAAAACAACTTTGCCAGTTGATGATGGTCCACAGTCTGAGCTTGGAACTCCTAGTGTAAGTGGTGTTTCTTCTTATAAGAAAAAAAGCGTCTTTACGCTTAGTGGTAATAAGTAA
- a CDS encoding pyrimidine dimer DNA glycosylase/endonuclease V gives MNIFVLDENPEIAAKMLCDKHIVKMPLETAQLLSNVFSIALKVPNPLVSITDQNIEVPYKLTHKNHPCSLWARHSKGNFNWLIKHGKELCIEYSLRYKRTHKSEEVIDWCDNNKDLLIFQSADIQIFTQALPDRYKCSNPIEAYREYYLKEKMRFAKWEKGREAPDWIICYTIPQLI, from the coding sequence ATGAACATCTTTGTACTAGATGAAAACCCAGAGATTGCGGCAAAAATGTTATGTGATAAGCATATAGTAAAAATGCCATTAGAAACTGCTCAGTTATTAAGTAATGTTTTTTCAATAGCATTAAAAGTGCCAAATCCTTTAGTCAGCATCACAGACCAGAATATAGAAGTTCCATATAAACTTACTCACAAAAACCACCCTTGTTCTCTATGGGCTAGACACTCAAAAGGAAACTTTAATTGGTTGATAAAGCATGGAAAAGAATTGTGCATAGAGTATAGCTTGCGATACAAAAGAACGCATAAATCCGAAGAAGTTATAGATTGGTGTGATAATAATAAGGATTTGCTAATTTTTCAATCAGCTGATATACAAATTTTTACACAAGCGTTACCTGATCGATATAAATGTAGTAATCCAATAGAAGCCTATAGAGAATATTACCTAAAAGAAAAGATGAGGTTTGCTAAGTGGGAAAAAGGTAGAGAAGCACCAGATTGGATAATCTGCTACACAATACCACAGCTAATATAG
- a CDS encoding cytoplasmic incompatibility factor CifB, whose protein sequence is MSNGDGLIRSLVNGDLEGFRQRFESFLDQCPSFLYHVSAGSFLPVFFFSMFSTAHDANILNANERVYFRFDNHGVNPRNGENRNTGNLKVAVYRDGQKVIRCYSISDRPNSDGLRFSTRERNALVQEIRRQNQGLRKEDLNFEQYKVCMHGKGKSQGEAIATVLEAIREKDREDKDKFAKYSASEINFLRQLLGNNMTIKQINGIQLNQNQRAQLDNLVNFAQVAQGQPGISNFMEMLASDRRQDVRDRIRREILPYITDIYDNYRQVLENNIEDRNQRFEGHGFLLGFLANFSHRYTIDIDLDLSPGSSYAAFLVRRQAERENVPIVINLAIFETLSVTALNRAIGHAERLHVSSFIPIHTESRHAVCVGLNFNLNQVPFSMDTVGLQQDRFPLVQRLFECVENEEVGENIRDFLLHHLPAEIPMNAENYNRIFDYITGFAFGSSAFDRHHLQLEGGGEVPVTKYIFRHGDEGLRCLTMVFHAEGSDIVILHIRAHDAQQQEAIDLQALNVNRNNVHAWEVSCTLNDQFELDIDQPNDLGLYHDYQNNNANNFLDGDLVQVPNAENVHGISERVMDDGWKNVGQHRELFQEISGALMPLMDAINVNSEDKFRSILHGTFYASDNPYKVLAMYKVGQTYSLKRGQEEEGERVILTRITEQRLDLLLLRQPTENDPDTHPIGYVLRFAGNAEEVAQKENNAKDRIKELMNKQRGYLLITSGNEVVLFPLIFNAGAERVEGLISIPEGIGREEYVHRLDCGGRDSRPGVLVGPESVIDENPPEGLLSDQTRENLINYIRENPERNRILPFDLGDNRCVSIITFEGSIQQLLEILRSRIRRGDNSIPTAQEIRRQIRDILGNQGIEVNDLLTLEFATRNGHYDYWLQQIDIAHAGRLRYQLRTEGNRTFEVANLARNDGNEHIVRVLNQFRENEEQQRLTLIITLNNTHWVTLVIERQNGNYVGYYADSTATAVPGGITDIIQNNLGNNIRINNVSVRQQTDGWNCGLWALENATDINRVLNENPGEQVQNVVNIMRDFLGRGHPNRDRNYFQNIRVSISQLFRNDPGFQDVQLQAYIQNREQIDPLLRTYLELGYHRVGGGCGPVEAPISLSVSDSSNFGGLPQSSLEGPEASRVSDLSKGKGGR, encoded by the coding sequence ATGAGTAATGGTGATGGACTTATTAGGAGTTTGGTGAATGGAGATCTTGAAGGATTTAGACAAAGATTTGAATCTTTTTTAGATCAATGTCCATCTTTTTTGTATCATGTAAGTGCAGGTAGTTTCCTTCCTGTATTCTTTTTTAGTATGTTTTCTACTGCACATGATGCTAATATCTTAAATGCAAATGAGAGAGTCTATTTTCGTTTTGATAACCATGGTGTTAATCCACGTAATGGTGAAAATCGAAATACAGGAAACCTAAAAGTCGCTGTTTATCGTGACGGACAGAAAGTTATCAGATGTTACAGTATTTCTGATCGTCCTAATAGTGATGGGTTAAGGTTCAGTACAAGGGAGAGAAATGCTCTAGTGCAAGAGATTAGACGGCAAAATCAAGGTTTAAGGAAAGAAGACCTAAATTTTGAGCAATACAAAGTATGCATGCATGGAAAGGGCAAGAGTCAGGGAGAGGCAATTGCAACAGTATTAGAGGCGATTCGTGAAAAAGATCGTGAAGATAAGGATAAATTTGCCAAGTATTCAGCATCTGAGATCAATTTTCTTAGGCAACTTCTAGGAAATAACATGACAATTAAGCAAATAAATGGAATACAACTCAATCAAAACCAGCGTGCACAACTTGATAATCTTGTCAATTTTGCGCAAGTAGCACAGGGTCAACCAGGAATTTCCAATTTTATGGAAATGCTAGCGAGTGATAGAAGACAAGATGTAAGAGATAGAATACGCAGAGAAATTTTGCCATACATAACTGACATCTATGATAATTACAGACAAGTACTGGAAAATAATATTGAAGATCGCAATCAAAGATTTGAGGGTCACGGGTTTTTATTAGGTTTCTTAGCAAATTTTAGTCATCGCTACACAATAGATATTGACCTTGATTTGTCTCCTGGGAGTTCATATGCTGCTTTTCTTGTACGTCGTCAAGCAGAAAGAGAAAACGTTCCTATTGTCATTAATCTTGCTATATTTGAAACATTATCAGTTACTGCATTAAACCGTGCCATAGGTCACGCTGAAAGGTTACATGTTTCTTCATTTATACCCATCCATACTGAATCAAGACATGCTGTTTGTGTTGGATTAAATTTCAATTTAAATCAAGTTCCTTTTAGTATGGATACAGTAGGGCTTCAACAGGATAGATTCCCTTTAGTGCAAAGATTATTTGAGTGTGTAGAAAATGAAGAAGTTGGGGAAAACATTAGAGATTTCTTACTTCACCATCTTCCTGCTGAAATACCAATGAATGCAGAGAATTATAACAGAATATTTGACTATATAACTGGTTTTGCTTTTGGAAGTAGTGCTTTTGATAGGCACCATTTACAACTTGAAGGGGGAGGAGAAGTACCTGTAACAAAGTATATATTTAGACATGGTGATGAGGGTTTAAGATGTTTAACTATGGTCTTTCATGCTGAAGGTTCTGATATAGTTATACTTCATATTAGAGCTCACGATGCGCAACAGCAAGAAGCTATCGATTTACAAGCTCTTAATGTTAATAGAAATAATGTTCATGCATGGGAAGTTTCATGCACACTTAATGACCAATTTGAGCTAGATATTGATCAACCAAATGACCTTGGTTTATATCACGATTATCAAAATAATAATGCAAATAATTTTCTTGATGGTGATCTTGTACAAGTACCTAATGCTGAAAATGTACATGGTATTTCAGAAAGGGTTATGGATGATGGCTGGAAAAATGTAGGTCAGCATAGAGAACTATTTCAAGAGATCTCTGGAGCATTGATGCCGCTTATGGATGCAATAAATGTTAATAGTGAGGATAAGTTTCGTTCTATACTACATGGTACATTTTATGCTAGTGATAATCCTTATAAAGTGCTTGCTATGTATAAAGTTGGTCAAACATATAGTTTGAAAAGGGGGCAGGAAGAAGAAGGAGAAAGGGTAATACTCACAAGAATTACAGAACAGAGATTAGACCTTTTATTATTAAGACAACCTACAGAAAATGATCCAGATACTCATCCAATTGGATATGTATTAAGATTTGCTGGTAATGCAGAAGAAGTAGCACAAAAGGAGAATAACGCAAAAGATCGAATAAAAGAACTTATGAACAAGCAAAGAGGATATTTGCTTATTACTTCTGGAAATGAGGTGGTTTTATTTCCTCTTATATTTAATGCAGGTGCAGAGAGAGTAGAAGGTCTTATATCTATTCCAGAAGGAATAGGAAGAGAAGAGTATGTACATAGACTTGATTGTGGTGGTCGTGACTCAAGACCAGGAGTATTAGTGGGACCTGAAAGTGTTATTGATGAAAATCCACCAGAGGGTCTATTATCAGATCAGACTCGTGAAAATTTAATAAATTATATTCGAGAAAATCCCGAACGGAACCGGATTTTACCGTTTGATCTAGGTGATAATCGATGTGTTAGTATTATTACCTTCGAAGGTAGTATACAACAACTCCTAGAAATACTAAGGTCAAGAATAAGGAGAGGTGATAATTCCATTCCTACAGCACAAGAGATAAGAAGACAAATAAGAGATATTCTTGGAAATCAAGGGATAGAAGTAAATGATCTACTTACACTAGAATTTGCGACGAGAAATGGACATTATGATTACTGGCTTCAACAAATTGATATAGCTCACGCTGGAAGATTGCGATATCAGCTTCGTACTGAAGGTAATCGCACTTTTGAAGTAGCTAATTTGGCAAGGAATGACGGTAACGAGCACATTGTTAGAGTATTAAATCAATTTAGGGAAAATGAAGAACAACAGCGTTTAACTTTAATCATTACTTTAAATAATACTCATTGGGTTACACTAGTGATTGAACGTCAAAATGGGAACTATGTTGGGTACTATGCTGATTCAACTGCTACTGCTGTTCCAGGTGGTATTACCGATATCATTCAAAATAACTTAGGAAATAATATCAGGATTAATAATGTTTCTGTTCGTCAGCAAACAGATGGTTGGAATTGTGGTTTATGGGCATTAGAAAATGCTACAGATATTAATAGAGTCCTAAATGAAAATCCTGGAGAACAAGTTCAGAATGTTGTAAATATTATGCGTGATTTTCTTGGAAGAGGCCACCCAAACAGAGATAGAAATTACTTTCAGAACATAAGAGTGAGCATTTCACAATTATTCAGGAATGATCCGGGATTTCAAGATGTGCAATTGCAAGCATACATTCAAAATAGAGAACAAATTGATCCATTACTACGTACTTATCTAGAATTAGGATATCACAGAGTGGGAGGAGGGTGTGGACCAGTAGAAGCACCTATATCGCTTAGTGTTAGTGATTCCAGTAATTTTGGTGGCCTGCCACAGTCGAGTTTAGAAGGTCCTGAAGCTAGTCGTGTTTCTGACCTTAGCAAAGGTAAAGGCGGTAGGTAG
- a CDS encoding ankyrin repeat domain-containing protein, protein MGNQLEEVSSPINIQADLEENSMVDGIEKRSKEQGFYATQTIPIYQVNQNITYSYLATLDSHLKTDEHCVHESNIHTDLLNFAFHGSLEKVQDLLNKGASVEIKDNNGNTPLHLAAGRGRFVIVGTLLKKGATVEVINNEGATPLHIAVQMGHLNVIQVLLDNGADVDAQKDNGDTALHIAAKAGHLEVVQVLLGKGASVEARNEEGCTALHSATEMGKLKVVEYFISEEKININQATDDNDTPLHIAAEMCHLDVVQFLLEKGASVEVINNEGATPLHIAIQMGHLNVIQILLDNGADVDAQKDNGDTALHIAAKAGHLEVVQVLLGKGASVEARNNEDCTALHIAASEDHLEIVKALLGQMNNADIRKNSFKCVLHIAAREGYLEIVKALLGKGTDINATNYEGDTALNEAAGCGHLEVVQFLLDKGASFEARNEEGCTALHIACEVGCLGIVKALLEKESDVNVVSEKNGDTPLHESARMNRYDIVEYLVEEEKATIDVKNFRGETPSDLADSNGYKDIVKYLSLRVRECPKTSGSLADGKNVIQYQKVTENKHLTITNRAIKTSFCVGIMTMLTSVAIGCTAIHLSLSISATAALIVGAIAGGITYAVLKPNSRLNECEVNRQSLPQMPKDECCMSY, encoded by the coding sequence GTGGGTAATCAATTGGAAGAAGTATCTAGTCCAATAAATATTCAAGCAGATTTAGAAGAGAACAGTATGGTTGATGGAATAGAAAAGCGGTCAAAAGAACAAGGTTTTTATGCAACACAGACCATACCAATTTATCAAGTTAATCAAAATATTACGTATTCATATTTAGCTACGCTCGATAGTCACTTAAAAACAGATGAGCATTGTGTACACGAAAGTAATATACATACTGACTTACTTAATTTTGCTTTTCATGGTTCCTTAGAGAAAGTTCAAGATCTATTAAACAAAGGAGCTAGTGTTGAGATAAAAGACAACAATGGTAACACGCCTTTGCATCTTGCTGCTGGCAGGGGCCGCTTCGTAATCGTTGGAACCCTGTTAAAAAAAGGAGCTACTGTTGAGGTAATAAACAATGAAGGAGCTACTCCGCTGCATATCGCTGTTCAGATGGGTCACTTAAACGTAATTCAAGTTCTACTAGATAATGGTGCTGATGTTGATGCGCAAAAAGATAATGGTGACACTGCCTTACATATTGCTGCTAAAGCAGGCCACTTAGAAGTAGTTCAAGTTCTATTAGGAAAAGGAGCTAGTGTTGAGGCACGAAACGAAGAAGGATGCACTGCTCTTCATTCTGCTACTGAAATGGGTAAATTAAAAGTGGTTGAGTACTTTATAAGTGAAGAAAAAATCAATATTAACCAAGCAACCGATGATAATGACACTCCTTTGCATATTGCCGCTGAAATGTGTCACTTAGACGTAGTTCAATTTCTGTTAGAAAAAGGAGCCAGTGTTGAGGTAATAAACAATGAAGGAGCTACTCCGCTGCATATCGCTATTCAGATGGGTCACTTAAACGTAATTCAAATTCTACTAGATAATGGTGCTGATGTTGATGCGCAAAAAGATAATGGTGACACTGCCTTACATATTGCTGCTAAAGCAGGCCACTTAGAAGTAGTTCAAGTTCTATTAGGAAAAGGAGCCAGTGTTGAGGCACGAAACAACGAAGACTGTACTGCTTTGCATATTGCTGCTAGCGAGGACCACTTAGAAATAGTTAAAGCTCTATTGGGCCAAATGAATAATGCTGACATACGAAAGAATAGTTTCAAATGTGTATTGCATATTGCTGCTCGAGAGGGTTACTTAGAAATCGTTAAAGCTCTATTAGGCAAAGGTACTGATATTAATGCAACAAACTATGAAGGCGATACTGCTTTAAATGAAGCTGCTGGATGTGGTCATTTGGAAGTAGTTCAATTTCTGTTAGACAAAGGAGCTAGTTTTGAAGCACGAAACGAAGAAGGATGCACTGCTTTGCATATTGCTTGTGAGGTGGGCTGTTTAGGCATAGTTAAAGCTCTGTTAGAAAAGGAATCTGATGTTAATGTAGTAAGCGAAAAAAATGGCGATACTCCATTACATGAATCTGCTAGAATGAATCGCTACGATATAGTTGAATATCTTGTAGAGGAAGAAAAGGCTACTATTGATGTAAAAAACTTTAGAGGTGAGACTCCTTCCGATTTGGCAGATTCTAATGGTTACAAAGATATAGTTAAGTATCTTAGTCTTCGAGTAAGGGAGTGTCCCAAAACCTCGGGAAGTCTGGCTGATGGTAAAAATGTGATACAGTATCAAAAAGTGACAGAAAATAAACACCTAACTATAACTAATAGAGCAATAAAGACCAGTTTCTGTGTAGGAATAATGACCATGTTGACAAGTGTGGCTATTGGATGTACTGCTATTCATCTTAGTTTATCAATATCAGCTACTGCTGCATTGATTGTTGGGGCCATTGCTGGTGGCATTACATATGCAGTATTAAAGCCTAATAGTAGGCTAAATGAATGTGAAGTGAATAGGCAAAGCTTACCTCAAATGCCTAAGGACGAATGTTGCATGTCATATTAG